One Burkholderia vietnamiensis LMG 10929 genomic window carries:
- a CDS encoding fumarylacetoacetate hydrolase family protein, which translates to MKTARVIYNGAVHAAEPADDGAIRLDTGRVLAEAAVTWLPPVVPRTTFALGLNYADHAKELAFDAPSEPLIFLKGPNTFIGHRAHTVRPTDATHMHYECELAVVIGRPARRVSRAQAIDCVAGYTVANDYAIRDYLENYYRPNLRVKNRDTCTPLGPWLVSRDEIGDAGDLTLRTTVNGVETQRGSTRDMIFDVPALIEHISGFMTLSPGDLILTGTPQGLADTQPGDEVVTEIERIGRLVNTIVGEADYYRAG; encoded by the coding sequence ATGAAGACCGCACGCGTGATTTACAACGGCGCCGTGCATGCGGCCGAGCCGGCCGACGACGGCGCGATCCGGCTCGATACCGGCCGCGTGCTCGCCGAAGCAGCCGTGACGTGGCTGCCGCCCGTCGTGCCGCGCACGACCTTCGCACTCGGGCTCAATTATGCGGACCACGCGAAGGAACTCGCGTTCGACGCGCCGAGCGAGCCGCTGATCTTCCTGAAAGGACCGAACACGTTCATCGGCCATCGCGCGCACACGGTGCGCCCGACGGACGCGACGCACATGCACTACGAGTGCGAGCTGGCCGTCGTGATCGGCCGGCCCGCGCGCCGCGTGAGCCGCGCGCAGGCCATCGACTGCGTCGCCGGCTACACGGTGGCGAACGACTACGCGATCCGCGACTACCTCGAAAACTATTACCGCCCGAACCTGCGCGTGAAGAACCGCGACACCTGCACGCCGCTCGGGCCGTGGCTCGTGAGCCGCGACGAGATCGGCGATGCCGGCGACCTCACGCTGCGCACGACGGTCAACGGCGTGGAGACGCAGCGCGGCAGCACGCGCGACATGATCTTCGACGTGCCGGCGCTGATCGAGCACATCAGCGGCTTCATGACGCTGTCGCCGGGCGACCTGATTCTCACTGGCACGCCGCAAGGGCTCGCGGACACGCAGCCCGGCGACGAAGTGGTGACCGAAATCGAACGGATCGGCCGGCTGGTGAACACGATCGTCGGCGAAGCGGACTACTATCGCGCCGGCTGA
- a CDS encoding fumarylacetoacetate hydrolase family protein: MELSCRTAGAPPLPVAIGTVYGALLNQRSALDALGDAVHAPPYGRPPQAPVLYIKPANTHACDGAAVVVPAGVDALEIGASVAVVFSRRATRVPAAHAFDYLHGFTLASDVSIPHPDYYRPAVRFKCRDGFCPLGPAIVPAHALALADADAIALSVKIDGATAAAASTATLIRPVRELIADVTAFMSFDAGDVLLLGVAGGAPRARAGSAIEIAAAGLGTLRHTLIAEPAQ; the protein is encoded by the coding sequence ATGGAGCTGTCTTGCAGGACCGCCGGGGCGCCGCCGCTGCCGGTCGCGATCGGCACCGTGTACGGCGCGCTGCTGAACCAGCGCAGCGCGCTCGACGCGCTCGGCGACGCCGTCCATGCGCCGCCCTATGGCCGGCCGCCGCAAGCGCCGGTTCTGTACATCAAGCCGGCCAATACGCATGCGTGCGACGGTGCGGCGGTCGTCGTGCCGGCCGGCGTCGATGCGCTGGAAATCGGCGCGTCGGTGGCCGTCGTGTTCTCGCGGCGCGCGACGCGCGTGCCGGCCGCGCATGCGTTCGATTACCTGCACGGCTTCACGCTCGCGAGCGACGTGTCGATTCCGCATCCCGACTATTACCGGCCCGCGGTGCGCTTCAAGTGCCGCGACGGCTTTTGCCCGCTGGGCCCGGCGATCGTGCCGGCGCACGCGCTCGCGCTCGCCGATGCGGACGCGATCGCGCTGAGCGTGAAGATCGACGGTGCCACGGCCGCCGCCGCCTCGACCGCCACGCTGATTCGCCCGGTGCGCGAACTGATCGCCGACGTGACGGCCTTCATGTCGTTCGACGCGGGCGACGTGCTGCTGCTCGGCGTCGCCGGCGGCGCACCGCGTGCGCGCGCGGGCAGCGCGATCGAGATCGCCGCGGCCGGCCTCGGCACGTTGCGGCATACGCTGATCGCGGAGCCTGCGCAATGA
- the hpaE gene encoding 5-carboxymethyl-2-hydroxymuconate semialdehyde dehydrogenase: MTIKHWIDGREVASRDTFTTLNPATGDVIADVASGGDAEVDAAVRAAKAAFPKWANTPARERAKLMCRLAELIEKHVPMLAALETQDTGLPIAQTSKQLIPRAAENFNFFAQVCVQMNGRTYPVDDQMLNYTLYQPVGVCALVSPWNVPFMTATWKTAPCLALGNTAVLKMSELSPLTADQLGRLALEAGIPPGVLNVVHGYGATAGDALVRHPDVRAVSFTGGTVTGKRIMERAGLKKYSMELGGKSPVLIFDDADFDRALDASLFTIFSINGERCTAGSRIFVQRTIYDRFVQAFAQRANRLVVGDPADPATQLGAMITRQHWEKVTGYIRLGEQEGARVVAGGAQAPAGLAAHLRNGNFVRPTVFADVDNRMRIAQEEIFGPVACLIPFDDEDDGLRLANETSYGLASYLWTQDVGKVHRLARGIEAGMVFVNSQNVRDLRQPFGGVKESGTGREGGEYSFEVFAEIKNVCISMGSHHIPRWGV, from the coding sequence ATGACCATCAAGCACTGGATCGACGGCCGCGAAGTCGCGAGCCGCGACACCTTCACGACGCTGAACCCGGCAACCGGCGACGTGATCGCCGACGTCGCGTCGGGCGGTGACGCCGAAGTCGATGCGGCGGTGCGCGCGGCGAAGGCGGCGTTTCCGAAGTGGGCGAACACGCCGGCCCGGGAGCGCGCGAAGCTGATGTGCAGGCTCGCTGAATTGATCGAGAAGCACGTGCCGATGCTCGCGGCGCTCGAGACGCAGGACACCGGCCTGCCGATCGCGCAGACGAGCAAGCAGCTGATTCCGCGCGCGGCCGAGAACTTCAACTTCTTCGCGCAGGTGTGCGTGCAGATGAACGGCCGCACGTATCCGGTCGACGATCAGATGCTCAACTACACGCTGTACCAGCCGGTCGGCGTGTGCGCGCTGGTGTCGCCGTGGAACGTGCCGTTCATGACCGCGACGTGGAAGACGGCGCCATGTCTCGCGCTCGGCAACACCGCCGTGCTGAAGATGTCGGAGCTGTCGCCGCTGACCGCCGACCAGCTCGGGCGTCTCGCGCTCGAAGCCGGCATTCCGCCGGGCGTGCTGAACGTCGTGCACGGCTACGGCGCGACCGCCGGAGACGCATTGGTGCGCCATCCGGACGTGCGCGCGGTGTCGTTCACCGGCGGCACGGTCACCGGCAAGCGCATCATGGAGCGCGCGGGCCTGAAGAAGTATTCGATGGAGCTCGGCGGCAAGTCGCCGGTGCTGATCTTCGACGATGCCGATTTCGACCGCGCGCTCGACGCGTCGCTGTTCACGATCTTCTCGATCAACGGCGAGCGCTGCACGGCCGGCTCGCGCATCTTCGTGCAGCGCACGATCTACGACCGCTTCGTGCAGGCGTTCGCGCAGCGTGCGAACCGGCTGGTGGTGGGCGACCCGGCCGATCCGGCGACGCAGCTCGGCGCGATGATCACGCGCCAGCACTGGGAGAAGGTGACCGGCTATATCCGCCTCGGCGAGCAGGAGGGCGCGCGCGTCGTCGCGGGCGGCGCGCAAGCGCCGGCGGGCCTCGCCGCCCATCTGCGCAACGGCAACTTCGTGCGGCCGACCGTGTTCGCCGACGTCGACAACCGGATGCGCATCGCGCAGGAGGAGATCTTCGGGCCGGTCGCGTGCCTGATTCCGTTCGACGACGAGGACGACGGGTTGCGGCTCGCCAACGAGACCAGCTACGGCCTGGCGTCCTACCTCTGGACCCAGGACGTCGGCAAGGTGCATCGGCTCGCGCGCGGGATCGAGGCCGGGATGGTGTTCGTCAACAGCCAGAACGTGCGCGACCTGCGCCAGCCGTTCGGCGGCGTGAAGGAGTCGGGCACCGGCCGCGAGGGCGGCGAGTACAGCTTCGAGGTGTTCGCCGAGATCAAGAACGTCTGCATCTCGATGGGCTCGCATCACATTCCGCGCTGGGGCGTGTGA
- a CDS encoding AraC family transcriptional regulator, which produces MPDPLLPAHLIASDDGPFVAAALLTQRDPRVTPSHAHARGQLVGTLSGLVSIGLDDQQWVVPAIHAVWIPPHFRHSLHSFGPIAGWSAFIAPARCASLPAAPRAIRTTPLLREAVQRAASWDGAALDAAQTRIADVILDEIAAAPAESLGLIRPQEPRLARITDALAANLADNRRLEEWAEWAGIGARTMSRRFVAETGLTFAQWRQQARLLRALEKIADGAPVTTIALDLGYDNVSAFIDMFRRATGTTPGKYPVAGSAVRGAA; this is translated from the coding sequence ATGCCCGATCCCTTGCTTCCTGCTCATCTGATCGCGTCCGACGACGGCCCGTTCGTCGCCGCCGCGCTGCTCACGCAGCGCGACCCGCGCGTGACGCCATCGCATGCGCACGCGCGCGGCCAGCTCGTCGGCACGCTGAGCGGGCTGGTGTCGATCGGCCTCGACGATCAGCAATGGGTCGTCCCCGCGATCCATGCGGTGTGGATTCCGCCGCACTTCCGGCATTCGCTGCACTCGTTCGGTCCGATCGCCGGCTGGTCGGCGTTCATCGCGCCCGCGCGATGCGCGTCGCTGCCCGCCGCGCCGCGTGCGATCCGCACCACGCCGCTGTTGCGCGAGGCCGTGCAGCGTGCGGCGAGCTGGGACGGCGCGGCGCTCGACGCGGCGCAGACGCGCATCGCCGACGTGATCCTCGACGAGATCGCCGCGGCGCCGGCGGAATCGCTCGGCCTGATCCGGCCGCAGGAGCCGCGGCTCGCGCGCATTACCGACGCGCTGGCCGCCAATCTCGCGGACAACAGGCGCCTCGAGGAATGGGCCGAATGGGCCGGCATCGGCGCGCGGACGATGAGCCGCCGCTTCGTGGCCGAAACGGGGCTCACGTTCGCGCAATGGCGTCAGCAGGCGCGGCTGCTGCGCGCGCTCGAGAAAATCGCCGACGGCGCGCCGGTGACGACGATCGCGCTCGATCTCGGGTACGACAACGTGAGCGCCTTCATCGACATGTTCCGCCGCGCGACCGGCACGACGCCGGGAAAATATCCGGTCGCGGGCAGCGCAGTGCGCGGCGCTGCATAG
- a CDS encoding quinone oxidoreductase family protein, whose amino-acid sequence MKAAVVTGAGERPVYMEFDAPRALPGHRLVDVAASALSRLAQGRAAGTHYSSSGRYPFVVGVDGVGRTDDGRRVYFFGAPAPFGAMAERTIVPDDRWVPLPDDLDDVSAAALAIPGMSSWAALTERARLAAGETVLVNGATGTSGRLAVRIAKYLGAAKVIATGRDSAALDALLDAGADAVVSLRQDDAELVRALEPHFRAGVDVVLDYLWGGSARAGLVAAANATDEGRRLRFVQIGSIGGADVSLPGAVLRATAIELMGSGLGSVPMPRLLAAIRGVFDAAAPAALSIDTRTVPLAAVGEHWADTDSRTRTVFVMRDR is encoded by the coding sequence ATGAAAGCTGCAGTCGTCACGGGCGCCGGCGAGCGTCCGGTGTATATGGAGTTCGACGCGCCGCGCGCGCTGCCCGGCCATCGGCTGGTGGACGTGGCGGCATCTGCGCTGAGCCGCCTCGCGCAGGGGCGGGCGGCGGGCACGCATTATTCGTCGAGCGGTCGCTATCCGTTCGTCGTCGGCGTCGATGGCGTCGGACGCACGGACGACGGCCGGCGCGTGTACTTCTTCGGCGCGCCCGCTCCGTTCGGCGCGATGGCCGAACGCACGATCGTGCCCGACGACCGCTGGGTGCCGCTGCCGGACGATCTCGACGACGTCTCGGCGGCGGCGCTCGCGATCCCCGGCATGTCGTCGTGGGCCGCGCTGACCGAACGCGCGCGGCTTGCCGCCGGCGAGACGGTGCTCGTGAACGGCGCGACCGGCACCTCGGGCCGGCTCGCCGTGCGGATCGCGAAGTATCTGGGCGCCGCGAAGGTGATCGCGACCGGGCGCGATTCGGCTGCGCTCGATGCGCTGCTGGACGCCGGCGCGGATGCGGTCGTGTCGTTGCGGCAGGACGACGCCGAGCTGGTGCGCGCGCTGGAGCCGCATTTTCGCGCCGGCGTGGACGTCGTGCTCGACTATCTGTGGGGCGGCAGCGCCCGCGCGGGGCTCGTCGCCGCGGCGAATGCGACGGACGAAGGGCGCCGGCTGCGTTTCGTGCAGATCGGCTCGATCGGCGGCGCCGACGTCTCGCTGCCGGGCGCCGTGCTGCGCGCGACGGCGATCGAGCTGATGGGCAGCGGCCTCGGCAGCGTGCCGATGCCGCGTCTGCTCGCGGCGATCCGCGGCGTGTTCGACGCGGCCGCGCCGGCGGCGCTGTCGATCGACACGCGCACCGTGCCGCTTGCCGCGGTCGGCGAGCATTGGGCCGATACGGACAGCCGGACGCGCACGGTGTTCGTGATGCGCGATCGATAA
- a CDS encoding 5-carboxymethyl-2-hydroxymuconate Delta-isomerase, protein MPHIVVEYTANIRDDAHVPALLRTINATLIAQGGVFPTGGIRSRAIELHDYCVADGTHDDAFVHVTLKIAAGRSDATKKAACDALFAAITAHFAPLYATRYLALSMELIEFSETGSYKQNNIHARYQRAG, encoded by the coding sequence ATGCCACACATCGTCGTCGAATACACCGCGAACATCCGCGACGACGCGCACGTTCCCGCGCTGCTGCGCACCATCAACGCGACGCTGATCGCGCAGGGCGGCGTGTTTCCGACGGGCGGCATCCGCTCGCGCGCGATCGAGCTGCACGACTACTGCGTCGCCGACGGCACGCACGACGACGCGTTCGTGCACGTGACGCTGAAGATCGCCGCGGGACGCAGCGACGCCACCAAAAAGGCCGCGTGCGATGCGCTGTTCGCGGCGATCACCGCGCACTTCGCGCCGTTGTACGCGACGCGCTACCTCGCGCTGTCTATGGAGCTGATCGAGTTCAGCGAAACCGGCTCGTACAAGCAAAACAACATCCACGCCCGCTATCAGCGGGCCGGTTGA
- the hpaD gene encoding 3,4-dihydroxyphenylacetate 2,3-dioxygenase, whose product MGKLSLAAKVTHVPSMYLSELPGRHHGCRDAAIRGHRLIGERCRALGVDTIVVADVHWLVNAGYHVNCNARFAGTYTSNELPHFIRDMQYAYPGNPALGRLIAQTASARGIATRAHEIDSLELEYGTLVPMRYMNADQHFKVVSIAGWCMWHTLDESRRFGEALLEAIGNSDSNVAFLASGSLSHRFNDNGSPEESIHTISREFFRQVDLRVIELWKQGDFSTFCAMLPEYNVHCHGEGGMHDTAMLLGLLGWDRYDRPVEIVTDYFASSGTGQINAIFPLD is encoded by the coding sequence ATGGGCAAACTGTCCCTCGCCGCGAAGGTCACGCACGTGCCGTCGATGTACCTGTCCGAGTTGCCGGGCCGGCATCACGGCTGTCGCGACGCGGCGATTCGCGGCCACCGGCTGATCGGCGAGCGCTGCCGCGCGCTCGGCGTCGACACGATCGTCGTGGCGGACGTGCACTGGCTCGTCAACGCCGGCTATCACGTGAACTGCAACGCGCGATTCGCCGGCACGTACACCAGCAACGAGTTGCCGCATTTCATCCGCGACATGCAGTACGCGTATCCGGGCAACCCGGCACTCGGCCGCCTGATCGCGCAGACGGCCAGCGCGCGCGGCATCGCGACGCGCGCGCACGAGATCGACAGCCTCGAGCTCGAATACGGAACGCTCGTGCCGATGCGCTACATGAACGCCGACCAGCACTTCAAGGTCGTGTCGATCGCCGGCTGGTGCATGTGGCACACGCTCGACGAGAGCCGGCGCTTCGGCGAGGCGCTGCTCGAAGCGATCGGCAACAGCGATTCGAACGTCGCGTTCCTCGCGAGCGGTTCGCTGTCGCATCGCTTCAACGACAACGGCAGCCCCGAGGAATCGATCCACACGATCAGCCGCGAATTCTTCCGGCAGGTCGATCTGCGCGTGATCGAGCTGTGGAAGCAGGGCGACTTCAGCACGTTCTGCGCGATGCTGCCCGAATACAACGTCCATTGTCACGGCGAAGGCGGCATGCACGACACGGCGATGCTGCTCGGCCTGCTCGGCTGGGACCGCTACGACCGGCCGGTCGAGATCGTCACCGACTACTTCGCGAGCTCGGGCACCGGGCAGATCAACGCGATCTTCCCGCTCGACTGA
- the hpaH gene encoding 2-oxo-hept-4-ene-1,7-dioate hydratase, whose protein sequence is MLEPALIDQLARRLHDAERERKQIRQISLDHPDITIDDAYAIQRAWVALKLAEGRTLKGHKIGLTSKAMQSASQIDEPDYGALLDDMFFDDGGTIPTGRFIVPRVEVELAFVLGKRLGGPRCTIFDVYDAVDYVVPALEIIDARSQSIDPATQRPRKVFDTIADNAANAGVVIGGRPVRPHDLDLRWVAAIMSRNGAVEETGVAAGVLNHPANGVAWLANRLARFDVALEPGQIVLGGSFTRPCAARPGDTFSVDYGPLGTIQCHFA, encoded by the coding sequence ATGCTCGAACCCGCCCTCATCGACCAGCTCGCGCGGCGTTTGCACGACGCCGAGCGCGAGCGCAAGCAGATCCGCCAGATTTCGCTCGACCATCCGGACATCACGATCGACGACGCGTACGCGATCCAGCGCGCGTGGGTGGCGCTCAAGCTCGCCGAAGGCCGCACGCTGAAGGGCCACAAGATCGGCCTCACGTCGAAGGCGATGCAGAGCGCTTCGCAGATCGACGAGCCCGATTACGGCGCGCTGCTCGACGACATGTTCTTCGACGACGGCGGCACGATCCCGACCGGCCGCTTCATCGTGCCGCGCGTCGAGGTCGAGCTCGCGTTCGTGCTCGGCAAGCGGCTCGGCGGCCCGCGCTGCACGATCTTCGACGTGTACGACGCGGTCGATTACGTGGTGCCGGCGCTCGAGATCATCGACGCGCGCAGCCAGTCGATCGATCCCGCGACGCAGCGGCCGCGCAAGGTGTTCGACACGATCGCCGACAACGCCGCGAACGCGGGCGTCGTGATCGGCGGCCGGCCGGTGCGGCCGCACGACCTCGACCTGCGCTGGGTCGCGGCGATCATGTCGCGCAACGGCGCGGTCGAGGAGACGGGCGTCGCGGCCGGCGTGCTGAATCATCCGGCCAACGGCGTCGCGTGGCTCGCGAACCGGCTGGCGCGTTTCGACGTTGCGCTGGAGCCCGGCCAGATCGTGCTCGGCGGATCGTTTACGCGGCCCTGCGCGGCGCGGCCGGGCGACACGTTCAGCGTCGATTACGGCCCGCTCGGCACGATCCAGTGCCACTTCGCGTGA
- the hpaI gene encoding 4-hydroxy-2-oxoheptanedioate aldolase, which produces MQMPSNGFKAALARGDAQIGLWLGLANPYSAEVVAGAGFDWLLIDGEHAPNTVPTILAQLQAIAPYPSHPVVRVPSNDPVIVKQVLDLGAQTLLVPMVQSADEARAAVAATRYPPHGMRGVGSALARASRWNRIGDYLQRANDAMAVLVQVETRAGLDAIDAIARVDGVDGVFIGPADLAADLGHLGNPAHPDVQAAIDGALAAIKRAGKAPGILSADAAAARRYLRAGASFVAVGVDTTLLARSAERLAAQFRNTGGDASTNGDATY; this is translated from the coding sequence ATGCAGATGCCGTCGAATGGCTTCAAGGCCGCGCTCGCCCGCGGCGATGCGCAGATCGGGCTGTGGCTCGGCCTCGCGAATCCGTACAGCGCGGAAGTGGTCGCGGGCGCCGGTTTCGACTGGCTGCTGATCGACGGCGAACATGCGCCGAACACGGTGCCGACCATCCTCGCACAGTTGCAGGCGATCGCGCCGTATCCGTCGCATCCGGTCGTGCGCGTGCCGTCGAACGATCCGGTGATCGTCAAGCAGGTGCTCGATCTCGGCGCGCAGACGCTGCTCGTGCCGATGGTGCAGAGCGCCGACGAAGCGCGCGCGGCGGTGGCGGCGACGCGTTATCCGCCGCACGGGATGCGCGGCGTCGGCAGCGCGCTCGCCCGCGCGTCGCGCTGGAACCGGATCGGCGACTATCTGCAGCGGGCGAACGACGCGATGGCGGTGCTGGTGCAGGTCGAGACGCGCGCCGGGCTCGATGCGATCGACGCGATCGCGCGGGTGGACGGCGTCGACGGCGTATTCATCGGCCCGGCCGATCTGGCCGCCGATCTCGGGCATCTGGGCAATCCCGCGCATCCGGACGTGCAGGCGGCGATCGACGGCGCGCTCGCGGCGATCAAGCGTGCCGGCAAAGCGCCGGGCATTCTCAGCGCCGATGCGGCGGCTGCGCGGCGCTATCTGCGCGCGGGCGCGTCGTTCGTCGCGGTGGGCGTCGATACGACGCTGCTCGCGCGCAGCGCGGAACGGCTGGCCGCGCAGTTCAGGAACACGGGCGGCGACGCTTCGACGAACGGCGACGCAACGTATTGA